The Pelmatolapia mariae isolate MD_Pm_ZW linkage group LG2, Pm_UMD_F_2, whole genome shotgun sequence sequence CTAATAAAAAGACTTTTCAGAAGAAAAGCATATTGATTTGGATGAATCGATAGATAGCGTGGGGCATGTGGCGTGATAAGTTTAATAACAATATCCGAGTGGTTAGGGAATTTAGTCAAAATATTACGTAGAACGGTATAACCTGGAATGTTTATACACAATTTAATGAAAATGTCCGAGTTTGCGTGGAGCTCCTGAACGCACCACCGGTTTAGTGTTGCGTGGATTGAGGACGTAGCTCAGACACTGCTTCATCCACTTCGGGCTCCTGACGCTTGTACCACAGTAGCTTGTTTACCTGCTGCCGTTTCCTttgagcaaaaaaaacaaaacaatggaaGGACAAGTGTGCAACATCCAGGTGCTTCTTCGGGCTGCCGAATTTCTGGAGAGAAGAGAGCGGGGTAAGTGCTTTATGTCAACTGTCAGCCTAGAGAGGGGAGTTGGTTGGTTATTGTTAAAACAACGATAAATCCACAATAAACCGGCGGCAAGTATGCGCCTACACATAACGTAGAAACATCATACCGTGCAGCTGTTTAAGATTTAACCGGGATTCTAGGTGCAAGGTTATTTTTGGGCGGTGTTTTGCCATTTGACTCTGACCTACATATCGGTCGCATCTTTGTACTCAAAGGCGCCAATCTGGACCAGTTTGAAAATGAATCCGGGCGCCGCTGAGCGTTCGCTCCGGTGAATGAAAGGGGGGGATGAGGAAAGCCTATAAAGTATAACTTTCATTCATTGCTTACTAGCTGTAGACGCTATCCCGACTCCTTTTTTACGCGTGAGGTTGTAAGGCTGGTTGGATAAAAGCGAACAGATAGTGGATGATGGCGCCAAAAGCAAAACGTCCAGCTGATGACAGCAGTAGACTGCGTTAAGCCTCCTGTTCTCCCACCTCCTCTACAGCACGGATGGTATATCACACTTTAACAACGCCGTAATAAAGGTTGATTTGTCCCACCGGCATTCGCACATGTTAATATGAGGACACCTTTAACGTCGCAGCCAGTGTGCACTGTGATTTTGCCGGCGATTGTTGTGTAACACAGCTGTGATGTGTCTCCCTGCGCAGAGGCAGAACATGGGTATGCTTCCGTCCTGCCTCTCAGTCCACCTCAGTCCGACAGGAGAAGCAAGCAGAAGAGCAAGAAGATATCTGCTGGTGGCAATAGGTGAATGCATTACATAACAAATAACTGACGACAGGGTGTGGCTCGGTCTGACTTTCAGTTTTGATAAGGCACCCTTTTAACCTTGAACACCTCTCACGCAGTAGCTGCTGAGTAGGAGTGCACTGTTGTGAATGTTTGACcaaactgtctgtttgtttactttGCTTGTAGGTCTGTCCATAATGAGCTGGAGAAAAACAGGTAGTGGGCTTTTCTTCGTAATGCTGCAGTAAAAGTTCATATGTGTCAGATCAAGagattaaaaaccaaaaaaaagagggaagtGTGGATTTGCAGCTTCACTTCTTTCTTATTGTGCTTTGCAGACGGGCACAGCTTAGGCGCTGCCTGGAGCAGCTGAAGAGGCAGGTCCCACTGTCATCGGACTCGATGAGGAACACCACTCTGAACCTGCTGAGACGAGCCCAGCTTCACATAAAGGTGCGAGATGTCCGAATTTGCATTGAATCTGACTCGAGTTTGGTTTACTTGTCATCCCAGCCATGTTTAAAATGCGGTGCTTTTCTCAGGGCCACAATACGTGTTAAAGGGAGACCGCACAAGACAAAACAGAGAACAATGCTGAATCATGAAGTGGGGTAGCACtgtggtgtggtggttagcactgctgcctcacagcaagaataTCCTGTGTTTAAATCCAGCCTctctgtgtgcagtttgcatCTTCTCCCTCTGTCTATGTGCTCTCTGCGGGTAGTTCGGCTTACTCccaaagtccaaagacatgcacgt is a genomic window containing:
- the mxd3 gene encoding max dimerization protein 3 yields the protein MEGQVCNIQVLLRAAEFLERREREAEHGYASVLPLSPPQSDRRSKQKSKKISAGGNRSVHNELEKNRRAQLRRCLEQLKRQVPLSSDSMRNTTLNLLRRAQLHIKKLQEQDERAEQLKDRLRWEQQELRVRLEQLQRGTERMRNDSQGSTMSSERSDSDREDVEVDVESIVFVDSDGLSITHTGADHCYSSLEKAWL